The following proteins are encoded in a genomic region of Ostrea edulis chromosome 7, xbOstEdul1.1, whole genome shotgun sequence:
- the LOC130048035 gene encoding putative ankyrin repeat protein RF_0381 translates to MDQQGVVGLFLALFIGVAYVFEMRLDKVYQEGIKRDKELSIIKIRNKDLEAKVQLLKDEGDLEGIILLLVKRRNEDLEAKIHMLEGNVGDITSLQTPTDNEQNYYKGEDIPNALNEACKNVKLETCEYLIQIYPELLLSVDNDGGNTALYAAHRGNVKILQLLADNKVDVKHKDNNGWNILHTACRNSHLEMSRYIIQTYPDLLHSVDNDEWNAALHAARGGNVNILKLLADNEVDVKHKSKTGWNILSVAGIYANFEMSRYIIQTYPDLLHSADNDGWNAALHAARGGNVKILQLLADNEVDVKHINKYSWNILHVACRQSNVEMSRYIIQTYPDLLHTVNNAGWNAALHTARGGNVKILQILADNEVDVKHKDNDGWNILHVAFLKSNLKMSCYIIQTYPDLFHSVDNDGWNAALHAARGGNVRILQLLAYNKVDVKHINKYSWNILHVACRHSNLKMSRYIIQRYPDLLHSVDNDGWNTALHAARGGNVKILQLLVDKKVDVKHKNKYGRNILHVVCKHSNLEMSRYIIQKYPDLLHSKDYNGQNAAFFAVQGGNAKILQLLTDNGVKT, encoded by the exons ATGGATCAGCAAGGAGTAGTGGGATTATTTTTAGCACTGTTTATTGGAGTTGCGTATGTTTTCGAGATGAGGTTGGATAAAGTATATCAGGAAGGAATCAAACGAGACAAAGAGTTGTCAATcattaaaataagaaataaggATTTAGAAGCGAAAGTACAATTGCTGAAAG ATGAAGGTGACCTGGAAGGAATCATACTGTTACTCGTTAAAAGAAGAAATGAGGATTTAGAAGCGAAAATACACATGCTGGAAG GAAATGTAGGAGACATCACCTCTTTACAAACACCGACTGATAACGAACAGAATTACTACAAGGGAGAAGATATTCCTAATGCATTAAATGAAGCTTGCAAGAATGTGAAGTTAGAAACGTGTGAATATCTTATCCAAATATACCCCGAACTTCTACTcagtgtagataatgatggaGGGAATACTGCTTTATACGCCGCTCACAgaggaaacgttaaaattctacaactactggcagaTAATAAAGTAGACGTTAAACATAAAGACAATAACggctggaacattcttcacACGGCATGTAGAAACTCTCACTTAGAaatgagtcgttatatcatccaaacataccctgaccttctacacagtgtagataatgatgaatggaatgctgctctacacgctGCTCGGGGAGGAAAcgttaacattttaaaactactggcagataatgaagtagacgtcaaacataaaagTAAAACTGGATGGAACATACTAAGCGTGGCAGGTATATATGCTAACTTCGAaatgagtcgttatatcatccaaacataccctgaccttctacacagtgcagataatgatggatggaatgctgctctacacgccgctagaggaggaaacgttaaaatcctacaactactggcagataatgaagtagacgtcaaacatataaataaatacagctggaacattcttcacgtGGCATGTAGGCAGTCTAACGTAGAGatgagtcgttatatcatccaaacataccccGACCTTCTACACACCGTCAATAATGctggatggaatgctgctctacacaCCGCTCGTGGAGGAAACGTTAAAATCCTTCAAATACTGGCGgataatgaagtagacgtcaaacataaagataatgacggctggaacattcttcacgtGGCATTTCTCAAATCTAATTTAAAAATGAGTTGTTATATTATCCAAACATACCCCGACCTTTTtcacagtgtagataatgatggatggaatgctgctctacacgccGCTAGAGGAGGAAATGTCAgaattctacaactactggcaTATAATAAAGTAGACGttaaacatataaataaatacagctggaacattcttcacgtGGCATGCAGACACTCTAATTTAAAaatgagtcgttatatcatccaaagataccctgaccttctacacagtgtagataatgatggatggaatactgctctacacgccgctagaggaggaaacgttaaaattctacaactactggtAGATAAAaaagtagacgtcaaacataaaaacaaatacGGCCGGAACATTCTTCACGTAGTCTGTAAACACTCTAACTTAGAaatgagtcgttatatcatccaaaAATATCCTGATCTTCTCCACAGTAAAGATTATAATGGGCAGAATGCTGCATTCTTCGCCGTTCAAGGAGGGAACGCTAAAATTTTACAACTGCTGACCGATAATGGAGtgaaaacataa
- the LOC130048038 gene encoding cysteine and tyrosine-rich protein 1-like, translated as MIIEPLLILSLTILTEISGEETYCVNRNDRFPCEHGCCGDYKDQHCCSFAGLIVGIIVGVALLIAVIAGIIYCWLKKHWRKESRDPMAVPSHNCRGANVTVLHQSRTMAFTTGSSNHSSGLSPYDLTFNQQFPPPYSAQVPQAPKYSPPQARKFSPPPYSQAPPPYSAKTPAQRTTLHSIGSESNIITSASSRIGPPPVS; from the exons ATGATAATAGAACCGCTACTGATTTTGTCTTTGACCATTTTAACAG AGATATCAGGAGAGGAAACATACTGCGTTAATCGTAACGACAGGTTTCCATGTGAACATGGTTGCTGTGGAGATTATAAGGACCAGCACTGCTGCTCGTTCGCGGGACTGATCGTCGGCATCATTGTGGGAGTGGCGCTTCTTATTGCGGTGATAGCCGGGATAATTTACTGCTGGCTCAAGAAACATTGGAGGAAGGAGTCACGTGATCCCATGGCGGTGCCAAGTCACAATTGCCGAGGAGCTAATGTCACGGTACTTCACCAGTCGAGGACTATGGCCTTCACTACAG GTTCCTCCAATCACAGTTCCGGATTATCTCCGTACGATCTGACTTTTAATCAACAGTTTCCTCCGCCCTACAGTGCACAAGTGCCCCAGGCCCCAAAGTATTCCCCACCCCAGGCCCGTAAGTTTTCCCCGCCCCCTTACTCGCAAGCCCCACCCCCTTACTCAGCCAAGACTCCCGCGCAACGAACAACTTTACACAGCATTGGAAGTGAAAGCAATATCATCACCTCAGCCAGCTCACGGATTGGTCCGCCACCTGTCTCCTAG
- the LOC130048037 gene encoding uncharacterized protein LOC130048037 — protein sequence MPQRYCCICSNHANKYVDGKKITMHRFPSNDKVRKVWIKRCHMIRSDFNFKNYDQTRLCSEHFVGKCGPTKEHPIPTLFPTRIFKLSRMDASESTSDASDQNKEESMDTSTEMESVQTADTSLHTTGASEYTSLDMHDYFGSEFTTVTSDFVHVNKCTQTVFAVSQDQSVQTNKMSTELKNNFCQTDSNKCDFLCQASKPDIVFEDIQESDEKIMFYTGIPNKGTFNLLFNEIVVPYHRTQTDTVKNCGGRPRCLRIIDEFLLVLMRLRLGLLIEDLSDRFHISRSTCATIINTWIDFLSVNLSFLISWPDKETNDRTMPVDFQMKYPNCRAIIDCTEFFTETPQSLSNKSLMFSHYKSHSTWKALLAINPRGVITFVSDLWGGSISDKQLFKKCGILDYLEAGDQIMVDKGFLISDLTTPKGVEIIIPPFKRNGRFSRREVEETRRIANLRIHVERANERVKNFRILQGTMPITLSKVASKTFKICVALSNLQPPLVLR from the exons ATGCCACAGAGATATTGCTGTATTTGCAGCAACCACGCGAACAAATATGTTGACGgtaaaaaaattacaatgcacagGTTTCCTTCAAACGATAAAGTAAGGAAAGTGTGGATAAAACGCTGCCATATGATTCGATCAGACTTCAACTTTAAGAATTACGATCAGACGAGGTTGTGTTCGGAACATTTTGTGGGCAAATGTGGACCAACTAAGGAACATCCAATACCAACTTTGTTCCCAACACGGATATTTAAATTATCA AGAATGGATGCTTCAGAGTCAACATCAGATGCTTCTGATCAGAACAAGGAAGAATCCATGGATACTAGTACTGAGATGGAATCCGTGCAGACGGCTGACACCAGCTTGCATACAACTGGAGCCTCTGAATATACGTCTCTAGATATGCATGACTATTTCGGTAGTGAATTCACCACTGTTACCAGTGATTTTGTACAtgttaacaaatgtacacaAACTGTTTTCGCAGTGTCTCAAGATCAAAGCGTACAGACCAACAAAATGAGTacagaattgaaaaataatttctgCCAGACAGATTCAAACAAGTGTGATTTTTTATGTCAAGCTTCAAAACCCGATATAGTGTTTGAGGATATACAGGAATCAGATGAGAAGATTATGTTTTACACAGGAATTCCAAACAAAGGTACATTTAATTTACTGTTCAATGAGATTGTTGTCCCATATCACAGAACTCAAACAGATACCGTTAAGAACTGTGGGGGGAGACCAAGATGTCTGCGAATAATAGACGAGTTCCTCCTCGTGCTTATGAGACTTCGACTTGGACTTCTCATAGAAGATTTGAGTGACAGATTTCACATCTCCAGATCAACATGTGCAACAATCATTAACACTTGGATTGACTTTTTATCCGTGAATCTTTCTTTTCTCATATCTTGGCCTGACAAAGAAACAAATGATAGAACAATGCCAGTcgattttcaaatgaaataccCAAACTGTCGTGCCATTATTGACTGTACAGAATTTTTTACAGAAACTCCACAATCTCTTTCAAACAAGTCCCTCATGTTTTCACACTACAAATCACACTCGACATGGAAAGCACTTCTAGCAATTAATCCCCGAGGAGTTATTACATTTGTCTCAGATTTGTGGGGTGGCAGCATtagtgataaacaattatttaagaaatgtgGAATTTTAGATTATCTAGAGGCTGGAGATCAAATTATGGTTGACAAAGGCTTTTTAATTTCTGATTTAACAACCCCTAAAGGTGTTGAAATTATCATACCACCATTCAAACGCAATGGAAGATTTAGTAGACGAGAAGTGGAGGAAACACGTCGAATTGCAAATTTGAGAATTCACGTAGAAAGAGCCAATGAGCGTGTGAAAAACTTTCGAATTTTACAAGGAACAATGCCTATTACCTTGTCTAAAGTTGCTagtaaaactttcaaaatttgtgtTGCTCTCTCAAATCTGCAACCTCCTCTGGTTCTCAGATGA